A single genomic interval of Gossypium raimondii isolate GPD5lz chromosome 11, ASM2569854v1, whole genome shotgun sequence harbors:
- the LOC105804246 gene encoding putative ETHYLENE INSENSITIVE 3-like 4 protein translates to MVKFFGESDSPSPGEEINEMEALEDEEEYEEEISYEELKKRMWKDRIRLQKMQERRMNDEPDKLSEAKEEASRRKKMSRAQDAILKYMMKIMEICKGKGFVYGIVTEKGKPITGSSDSLRKWWKEKVHFDKDAPLAIAEFLPAIIEQSELDPISCMHLLHELQDTTLGSLLSALMQHCVPPQRRFPLERGQAPPWWPTGNELWWGEQGVSQQYGPPPYRKPHDLKKAWKVSVLAAVIKHMSPNLDKIRRLVRQSKCLQHKMTAHETATWSKVVNNEEALSKLTDKCLKISPSKDDREEDDSQHSPPADNRRHGKRIASSGEKRKCAKTFEGYGSEFRLGFLNKSSRTDHESSTSYDSSEETNPESDLYDNNLIPYGHYSFSLQTISQTNTKDDAQNLLFGIDRHNMELTKAGEQMNEVANADISSLTLQDYLDYLSGTIEYLQLPEELQIQRGDMDLNTFIVLRENMDDDQGVTSIWDMGFE, encoded by the coding sequence atggttaaattttttgGTGAGAGTGATTCTCCTAGTCCTGGTGAGGAAATTAATGAAATGGAGGCGCTGGAGGATGAAGAAGAATACGAGGAGGAAATCAGCTATGAGGAGCTGAAAAAGCGGATGTGGAAGGATCGTATAAGGCTGCAAAAGATGCAGGAGAGGCGTATGAATGATGAGCCTGATAAATTGTCAGAGGCCAAGGAAGAAGCATCTCGGCGTAAGAAGATGTCTAGAGCACAAGATGCCATCCTCAAATACATGATGAAAATCATGGAAATTTGCAAGGGTAAAGGGTTCGTTTATGGGATAGTTACAGAGAAGGGTAAGCCAATTACTGGTTCATCTGACAGTCTACGCAAGTGGTGGAAAGAGAAGGTTCACTTTGACAAAGATGCTCCTCTGGCGATTGCTGAATTCCTTCCAGCAATTATTGAACAAAGTGAATTGGACCCTATTTCTTGTATGCATCTTCTTCACGAATTGCAGGATACTACTCTTGGATCACTTCTTTCTGCTCTTATGCAACATTGCGTGCCTCCACAAAGGAGATTTCCACTAGAGAGGGGTCAGGCCCCTCCTTGGTGGCCAACAGGGAACGAGCTTTGGTGGGGTGAACAAGGGGTATCCCAACAATATGGCCCTCCTCCATACAGAAAGCCCCATGACCTTAAGAAGGCTTGGAAAGTCAGCGTGTTGGCAGCAGTCATCAAGCACATGTCCCCAAATTTGGATAAGATAAGGAGGCTGGTGAGACAATCCAAATGTTTGCAACATAAGATGACAGCCCACGAGACTGCAACTTGGTCCAAAGTGGTCAACAATGAAGAGGCCCTTTCAAAACTCACTGACAAGTGTCTCAAAATCTCACCTTCCAAAGATGATAGAGAAGAAGACGATTCACAGCATAGTCCACCAGCTGATAACCGCAGGCATGGTAAGCGGATTGCCAGCTCTGGAGAAAAAAGGAAGTGTGCTAAAACTTTTGAGGGATATGGCAGTGAATTTAGATTAGGCTTCTTAAACAAGAGCTCGAGGACTGATCATGAATCTAGTACTTCCTACGATAGTAGTGAAGAAACCAATCCTGAATCTGATCTGTATGACAATAATCTCATTCCATATGGTCATTACTCATTTAGTCTTCAGACCATATCGCAGACAAATACCAAGGACGATGCTCAGAATCTACTTTTTGGGATTGATCGGCACAATATGGAACTCACAAAAGCTGGTGAGCAAATGAATGAAGTTGCGAATGCGGATATATCTAGCTTAACTTTGCAAGATTATTTAGACTATTTGAGTGGTACAATTGAGTATCTACAATTGCCTGAAGAACTTCAAATTCAAAGAGGAGACATGGACTTAAATACGTTCATAGTATTGCGAGAGAACATGGATGATGATCAAGGAGTAACATCAATTTGGGATATGGGATTTGAATGA